The sequence below is a genomic window from Thermoplasmata archaeon.
TTAAATTATTATTTTGATGTGCATTATGCGGCAATTTTAGACAAGTATGGCACCATGACTTATGGACATAGCAGTGGCTTTGCTTATCCCAAAGAGCTTATTGAAATATTAAAAAGTGAATCAGATATATATTCTGCGCTGGAAAAATACACAAATGTCAAAAATATTGGCAGATCTGCAGGAATGGCAGGGTTTTTCAGCCAGAACATGATAACAAGATCAGACCTTGTAGAACAGGCTATCATTATGGCCATGATCCCTAGATTAAGCTGGGTATATTATTATCATTGAGCTTCTCTTTTGCCTCTTTAAGTATCTGTAAATATTCATTGCGGTCATAAACCAGATCAAATGGCAGGGTTCCAAAAATCTCAGCCTTGAACTCTCCACCCTTTAATACCGTCGCTTTTGCCACAAATACATAATTGTTCTTGAACGCTTTTACAAATTTTAAGTTTTCAATAGTCAAACCAGCCTCTTCACTGGATTCTCTCAACACTGCCTTCACGGCATCTTCTCCTTCTTCAATCTTTCCACCAGGAAACTCCCACCCATTCTTGCGGGTATTGTAAACAAGAACATACCCTTTATATGT
It includes:
- a CDS encoding NUDIX domain-containing protein, giving the protein MNVILVPVTYKGYVLVYNTRKNGWEFPGGKIEEGEDAVKAVLRESSEEAGLTIENLKFVKAFKNNYVFVAKATVLKGGEFKAEIFGTLPFDLVYDRNEYLQILKEAKEKLNDNNIPSLI